The Bartonella sp. HY328 genome contains the following window.
AAATGCAAAAGGTTTTTAAAAACCTTAACCGATATAAACTTGTCTTGATATTCGAGCATTAAATCCAGTCAAGTTTACCATCTTCAAAGCGTAAAATATGGTCTTGCGGCACAGAATCATTAGAGGCTTCTTTTTCACTCAAACCGCCATAAATGTTAAAAAGCGAACGAATACAGCCACCATGGGTTACCACAACGCTTTTATCACGCACATTGGACATAAATTGTTCAATACGATTGCGCAGCATAGCATAGCTTTCTGCGTGTTGACCGGGGGGTAAAAAATTCCATTTATCTTTAGCGCGGGCTGCTAAAAGTTCTGAATGTTCAACCCCAATTTCGCTTTCCGTAAAGCCCTGCCAGTCACCAAAATTAAGTTCCATCAATAAATCATCAAGGCGATAGGCTTGAGGATCAAGCCCCATGGCGCCGCGGATTAGCTCCATAGTTTCACGCGTGCGACCAAGTGGACTTGCAACAAAATCAAATCCTTCACCATCACCAATAAGATTATGGAGTTTTATGCCATTGCCCTTGGCTTGTGCGCGACCTATATCATTGATCGGCTGATCTACTTGTCCCTGAATACGACCAGACACATTCCAATCCGTTTGTCCGTGTCGCGAAAAATAGATAAGCATGGCTAGAAATCTCCTCTTTATAGCTCTGCATGCGACTTTATAGACTAAGACGCATGCAGTATAGAGGAATTTTTATTTTTAGTCCTTGATAACTGAAATATCTGGCGCATCAACGGCTTTCATACCAATGACATGATAGCCAGAATCCGCGTGGTGAACTTCACCGGTTACCGAACGCGACAGATCAGAAATGAAATAGACACCAACATCGCCCACTTCTTCAATAGTAACAGTACGGCGCAATGGTGAATTATATTCGTTCCATTTCAAAATATAACGGAAATCACCAATACCTGATGCCGCAAGAGTTTTGATAGGACCTGCAGAAATCGCATTTACGCGAATATTCTTTGGACCAAGATCAACAGCCAAATATTTTACACTTGCTTCAAGTGCAGCTTTTGCAACGCCCATAACATTATAATTAGGCATAACTTTTTCAGCACCATAATAAGTGAGTGTGATGATTGAACCACCGTCATTCATCAATTTTTCGGCACGCTGGGCAATCGCCGTCAGCGAGTAAACCGAAATATTCATGGTCATGGCAAAATTTGCTTCGCTAGTATCGACATAACGGCCGGTAAGCTCGTCCTTGTCAGAAAAGCCAATAGCATGGATGACAAAATCAATTTTGCCCCATTTTTCAGCAATCACGTCAAAGACAGCATCAATGGTTGCAGCATCGGAAACATCGCAATGACCGCACACTAGGCCACCTAATTCTTGAGCAAGCGGCTCGACCCGTTTTTTCATGGCATCACCTTGATAGGTGAA
Protein-coding sequences here:
- a CDS encoding histidine phosphatase family protein; its protein translation is MLIYFSRHGQTDWNVSGRIQGQVDQPINDIGRAQAKGNGIKLHNLIGDGEGFDFVASPLGRTRETMELIRGAMGLDPQAYRLDDLLMELNFGDWQGFTESEIGVEHSELLAARAKDKWNFLPPGQHAESYAMLRNRIEQFMSNVRDKSVVVTHGGCIRSLFNIYGGLSEKEASNDSVPQDHILRFEDGKLDWI
- the fabI gene encoding enoyl-ACP reductase FabI, which gives rise to MTINGLVTNDRVGANKNVTTTENQNKTKGLLSGKRGIVFGLANNRSIAWGIAKAAHDAGAELAFTYQGDAMKKRVEPLAQELGGLVCGHCDVSDAATIDAVFDVIAEKWGKIDFVIHAIGFSDKDELTGRYVDTSEANFAMTMNISVYSLTAIAQRAEKLMNDGGSIITLTYYGAEKVMPNYNVMGVAKAALEASVKYLAVDLGPKNIRVNAISAGPIKTLAASGIGDFRYILKWNEYNSPLRRTVTIEEVGDVGVYFISDLSRSVTGEVHHADSGYHVIGMKAVDAPDISVIKD